A genomic stretch from Bosea sp. F3-2 includes:
- a CDS encoding DUF2849 domain-containing protein, whose product MAAATKRVPLPAILLANDLLDGDVVFATIDGTGALVWTRDPALAVVAADDAAAERLETFAAAELRGNKVVDAYLVDVTVEGGRPVPRHFRERFKTLGPSNRPDLGKQAGEGIVSAPKG is encoded by the coding sequence ATGGCCGCCGCGACGAAACGCGTCCCGCTGCCGGCGATCCTGCTCGCCAACGACCTGCTCGACGGCGATGTCGTCTTCGCCACGATCGACGGAACCGGCGCCCTCGTCTGGACGCGCGACCCGGCACTGGCGGTTGTCGCGGCCGACGACGCGGCAGCCGAACGGCTGGAAACCTTCGCCGCCGCAGAGCTGCGCGGCAACAAGGTCGTCGATGCCTATCTGGTCGACGTGACGGTCGAGGGCGGCCGCCCGGTTCCGCGCCATTTCCGCGAGCGCTTCAAGACGCTTGGTCCCAGCAATCGTCCCGATCTCGGCAAGCAGGCCGGTGAAGGCATCGTGTCCGCGCCGAAGGGCTGA
- a CDS encoding Gfo/Idh/MocA family oxidoreductase, with protein sequence MSQTPISFGLIGAGIMGERMLRAALDQPTTALTVSGIWDPSAEAMERIARALPAVPRQPDAAALIAASDCVYIASPPSSHLAHARAALAAGKAVFCEKPLAVDLADARAFVTEAGERGAVNFPFASSPAVARLRDWIDSGVVGTPQRVAIEVAFATWPRSWQVDAASWLDGPAQGGFTREVVSHFLFLTRRVAGPFAGLTAKASFPEAGRSERRIEATLTAGALPVTLLGSVGTTAKDDHNVWTLEGDKGAVRLCDWSHAERRRPDGSWERDPEALSQNEARPLALRRQLEGVAKLTRAEPHHLATLREAFDVQEIVETILKSA encoded by the coding sequence ATGTCCCAGACTCCCATCTCCTTCGGCCTGATCGGCGCCGGCATCATGGGCGAGCGCATGCTGCGCGCGGCGCTCGACCAGCCGACGACGGCGCTCACCGTCTCCGGCATCTGGGACCCTTCGGCCGAAGCCATGGAACGCATCGCCCGTGCCCTGCCCGCGGTGCCGCGCCAGCCGGACGCCGCCGCCCTGATCGCGGCGAGCGACTGCGTCTACATCGCCTCGCCGCCCTCCTCCCACCTCGCCCATGCCCGCGCGGCGCTCGCCGCCGGCAAGGCCGTGTTTTGCGAGAAACCGCTTGCCGTCGATCTCGCCGATGCGCGCGCCTTCGTCACTGAGGCCGGAGAGCGCGGCGCAGTAAACTTCCCCTTCGCCTCCTCGCCTGCCGTGGCGCGGCTGCGGGACTGGATCGACTCGGGCGTGGTCGGCACACCCCAGCGCGTCGCGATCGAGGTCGCCTTCGCGACCTGGCCGCGCTCCTGGCAGGTCGATGCAGCCAGCTGGCTCGACGGCCCGGCGCAGGGCGGCTTCACCCGCGAGGTCGTCTCGCACTTCCTGTTCCTGACCCGCCGCGTCGCCGGGCCCTTCGCCGGGTTGACCGCGAAGGCCAGCTTCCCCGAAGCCGGCAGGAGCGAGCGCCGGATCGAGGCGACACTGACCGCAGGCGCCCTGCCCGTCACCCTCCTCGGCAGTGTTGGCACCACCGCCAAGGACGACCACAATGTCTGGACGCTGGAAGGCGACAAGGGTGCGGTGCGGCTCTGCGACTGGTCACATGCCGAGCGCCGTCGCCCCGACGGCAGCTGGGAACGCGATCCGGAGGCGCTCTCCCAGAATGAGGCGCGCCCGCTGGCGCTGCGCCGTCAGCTCGAAGGCGTGGCGAAGCTCACGCGCGCCGAGCCCCATCATCTCGCAACGCTGCGCGAGGCGTTCGATGTGCAGGAAATCGTCGAAACGATCCTGAAGAGCGCCTGA
- a CDS encoding type I secretion system permease/ATPase — translation MLPKPSKNAASEALASCRSAFLAVALFSALVNVLMLTGSLYMLQVYDRVLPSRSVPTLVALSLIVAALYILLGVFDWLRQRILSRIGVELDRQLGGPVLGAILGGQLRGAPGGTQLSRDLDSVRGFLSGLGPTTLFDLPWIPLYGALCFILHPYLGWTLVAGAAILIVLALMTELMSRRPSVDVARSSGERAALIEAARRNAEAVTALGMSARIGRLFERTNDRHVAASLRASDITSGLGGISKVIRYMLQSAMLGVGAWLVMHDQASSGVMIASSVLSSRALAPIELAISSWRPFIGARQAWRRLHSELGFAPAPLAVAPERPTQRVALEQVFVAPPGSPTPTVKDVGFTLQAGQGLAVIGPSASGKSTLARALVGVWPVLRGSSRLDGATLDQWPEEERGAIIGYMPQDVQLFAGTIAENIARFDPAMTEEAVRCAARAAGAYDLILGLPKGFETAIGEAGGILSGGQRQRIALARALYRDPFLVVLDEPNANLDADGDAALTAAIAGVRARGGIVVVIAHRPSALAGIDLVLILADGQVQAFGPKEEVLRKSLAAKPGSAAPNPSHTRIAVAADARG, via the coding sequence TTGCTCCCAAAACCCTCCAAGAACGCCGCCAGTGAGGCCTTGGCCTCGTGCCGTTCCGCCTTCCTCGCGGTCGCGCTGTTCTCGGCCCTCGTCAACGTGTTGATGCTGACGGGCTCGCTCTACATGCTGCAGGTTTATGACCGGGTGCTGCCCTCGCGCAGCGTGCCGACGCTTGTCGCGCTCTCACTGATCGTCGCCGCGCTCTACATCCTGCTTGGGGTGTTCGACTGGCTGCGCCAGCGCATTCTGAGCCGCATCGGCGTCGAGCTCGATCGCCAGCTCGGCGGGCCGGTGCTCGGCGCCATTCTCGGCGGGCAACTGCGGGGTGCGCCGGGCGGCACCCAGCTGTCACGTGACCTCGACAGCGTCCGTGGCTTTCTGTCCGGGCTGGGGCCGACCACGCTGTTCGATCTGCCCTGGATCCCGCTCTACGGCGCGCTGTGCTTCATCCTGCATCCCTATCTCGGCTGGACGCTGGTCGCCGGCGCAGCGATCCTGATCGTGCTTGCGCTCATGACCGAATTGATGTCGCGGCGGCCGAGCGTCGATGTCGCCCGCTCGTCCGGCGAGCGCGCTGCCCTGATCGAGGCTGCGCGCCGCAATGCCGAGGCGGTGACGGCGCTCGGCATGAGTGCCCGGATCGGACGGTTGTTCGAGCGCACCAATGACCGGCACGTCGCGGCCAGCCTCAGGGCCTCCGATATCACCAGCGGGCTCGGCGGCATCTCGAAAGTCATTCGCTACATGCTGCAATCCGCCATGCTCGGGGTCGGCGCCTGGCTGGTGATGCATGATCAGGCCTCGTCCGGCGTGATGATCGCCTCGTCGGTGCTGAGCAGCCGCGCGCTGGCGCCGATCGAGCTGGCGATCAGCAGCTGGCGGCCCTTCATCGGTGCGCGTCAGGCTTGGCGTCGGCTTCATTCGGAGCTCGGCTTTGCGCCTGCGCCGCTTGCGGTCGCGCCCGAGCGCCCGACGCAGCGTGTCGCGCTGGAGCAGGTCTTCGTTGCGCCACCCGGCAGCCCGACACCGACCGTCAAGGACGTCGGCTTCACCCTGCAGGCGGGGCAGGGGCTTGCGGTGATCGGCCCCTCGGCTTCGGGCAAGTCGACGCTTGCGCGGGCGCTCGTCGGCGTCTGGCCGGTGCTGCGCGGCTCCTCGCGCCTCGATGGCGCGACGCTCGACCAGTGGCCGGAGGAAGAGCGTGGCGCGATCATCGGCTACATGCCGCAGGACGTGCAGCTCTTCGCCGGAACCATTGCGGAGAATATCGCCCGCTTCGACCCGGCGATGACGGAAGAGGCTGTCCGTTGCGCTGCCAGGGCCGCCGGCGCCTATGACCTCATCCTCGGCCTGCCGAAGGGGTTCGAGACAGCGATCGGCGAGGCGGGCGGCATCCTGTCCGGCGGTCAGCGGCAACGCATCGCGCTTGCACGCGCGCTCTACCGCGATCCCTTCCTCGTCGTGCTCGACGAGCCCAATGCCAATCTCGATGCGGATGGCGACGCTGCGCTCACGGCTGCGATCGCCGGCGTGCGGGCCCGCGGCGGCATCGTGGTCGTCATTGCCCATCGCCCCTCGGCGCTGGCCGGCATCGATCTGGTCCTGATCCTGGCAGACGGCCAGGTTCAGGCCTTCGGGCCGAAGGAGGAGGTGCTGCGCAAGAGCCTTGCGGCCAAACCGGGATCGGCCGCGCCGAACCCGTCCCACACCCGAATTGCGGTGGCAGCCGATGCGCGCGGTTAA